Proteins encoded in a region of the Labrus mixtus chromosome 19, fLabMix1.1, whole genome shotgun sequence genome:
- the LOC132994218 gene encoding inositol monophosphatase 1-like → MGDQWKSAYDAAVQVARKAGAVIREAGEKEIKVCTKSSTVDLVTKTDERVEKIIIGALKEQFPDHSFIGEESVAKGEPCILTDKPTWIIDPVDGTTNFVHGFPFVAVSIAFAVNKELEFGVVYSCLEDKMYRARNGKGAFCDDDKIEVSDVKDIHKSIIISEHGTDRSCEKVEKIFSTMKKILCIPVHGLRGSGTAATNMCLVACGAVEAFFEIGIHCWDIAAGAVIVKEAGGVLLDVDGGPFDLMSRRMVSANNMVIAKRIIKEIEIFPAERDDAPIPKK, encoded by the exons ATGGGCGACCAGTGGAAAAGTGCATACGACGCTGCTGTTCAAGTGGCAAGAAAAGCTGGAGCG gtaATCAGAGAGGCTGGGGAGAAGGAGATAAAGGTCTGCACAAAAAGCTCCACAGTTGACCTCGTCACTAAAACCGACGAGAGGGTGGAGAAAATCATCATCGGGGCTCTTAAAGAACAATTTCCCGATCACAG TTTCATTGGAGAGGAGTCAGTCGCTAAGGGGGAGCCGTGTATCTTAACTGACAAACCGACATGGATCATCGACCCCGTGGACGGCACCACCAACTTTGTTCATGG ATTCCCCTTCGTGGCCGTATCCATTGCCTTCGCTGTCAATAAGGAG TTGGAGTTCGGTGTGGTGTACAGCTGCTTGGAAGACAAGATGTACAGAGCCCGAAACGGGAAGGGTGCTTTCTGTGACGACGACAAAATTGAAGTGTCAGATGTAAAAG ATATCCACAAGTCCATTATAATCTCTGAACACGGAACCGACAGGAGCtgcgaaaaagtagaaaaaatcTTCTCCACCATGAAGAAGATCCTTTGTATCCCAGTGCATGG GCTCCGTGGGTCAGGAACAGCTGCCACTAACATGTGTTTGGTGGCGTGCGGGGCAGTGGAGGCCTTCTTCGAGATTGGGATCCACTGCTGGGACATCGCTGCAGGAGCGGTTATAGTAAAAGAAGCCGGAGGAGTACTACTGGATGTTGATG GGGGACCGTTCGACTTGATGTCTCGGAGGATGGTTTCAGCCAACAACATGGTTATTGCCAAGCGGATCATCAAGGAAATTGAAATTTTCCCAGCGGAGAGGGACGACGCTCCCATTCcaaaaaaataa